A region from the Medicago truncatula cultivar Jemalong A17 chromosome 6, MtrunA17r5.0-ANR, whole genome shotgun sequence genome encodes:
- the LOC120575924 gene encoding methyl-CpG-binding domain-containing protein 4 — MADSKTLTSSSKRPVISQNDIYVAQCKLCMKFREIDTQEEFEEILHKIKQEPFDCSKKDNCRCDDPADIEYDSTRTWVKYKPNIPKTPKGFKRISVLRDDYSKLDSYYITPTGKQLRSRNEIAAYLKDHPQPNGVSALDFDFSSPKVMQDTIPDIIVKQKDSANKKVKIAKDEV; from the exons atGGCAGACTCCAAAACTCTAACTTCGTCTAGCAAG AGACCAGTGATATCCCAGAATGATATATATGTGGCACAATGCAAACTTTGCATGAAATTTAGAGAGATTGATACGCAGGAGGAGTTTGAGGAGATCCTTCATAAAATCAAACAAGAGCCTTTTGATTGTAGCAAAAAGGATAATTGTAGGTGTGATGATCCTGCTGATATAGAATATGATTCTACACGGACATGGGTCAAATACAAGCCTAACATTCCAAAGACTCCAAAAGGATTCAAGAGAATCTCAGTGCTTAGAGATGATTACTCTAAATTGGACTCCTACTACATAACACCTACAGGTAAACAACTGAGATCTCGCAATGAGATAGCAGCATATCTTAAAGATCATCCACAACCCAATGGTGTATCTGctttggattttgatttttcatccccaaAGGTCATGCAAGACACCATTCCAGATATTATTGTGAAACAGAAGGATTCTGCGAACAAAAAAGTTAAGATAGctaaagatgaagtttga
- the LOC120575922 gene encoding methyl-CpG-binding domain-containing protein 4, translating into MADSKTLTSSSKRPVISQNDIYVAQCKLCMKFREIDTQEEFEEILHKIKQEPFDCSKKDNCRCDDPADIEYDSTRTWVKYKPNIPKTPKGFKRISVLRDDYSKLDSYYITPTGKQLRSRNEIAAYLKDHPQPNGVSALDFDFSSPKVMQNTIPDIIVKQKDSANKKVKIAKDEV; encoded by the coding sequence AGACCAGTGATATCCCAGAATGATATATATGTGGCACAATGCAAACTTTGCATGAAATTTAGAGAGATTGATACGCAGGAGGAGTTTGAGGAGATCCTTCATAAAATCAAACAAGAGCCTTTTGATTGTAGCAAAAAGGATAATTGTAGGTGTGATGATCCTGCTGATATAGAATATGATTCTACGCGGACATGGGTCAAATACAAGCCTAACATTCCAAAGACTCCAAAAGGATTCAAGAGAATCTCAGTGCTTAGAGATGATTACTCTAAATTGGACTCCTACTACATAACACCTACAGGTAAACAACTGAGATCTCGCAATGAGATAGCAGCATATCTTAAAGATCATCCACAGCCCAATGGTGTATCTGctttggattttgatttttcatccccaaAGGTCATGCAAAACACCATTCCAGATATTATTGTGAAACAGAAGGATTCTGCGAACAAAAAAGTTAAGATAGctaaagatgaagtttga
- the LOC120575925 gene encoding methyl-CpG-binding domain-containing protein 4: protein MADSKTLTSSSKRPVISQNDIYVAQCKLCMKFREIDAQEEFEEILHKIKQEPFDCSKKDNCRCDDPADIEYDSTRTWVKYKPNIPKTPKGFKRISVLRDDYSKLDSYYITPTGKQLRSRNEIAAYLKDHPQPNGVSALDFDFSSPKVMQDTIPDIIVKQKDFANKKVKIAKDEV from the exons atGGCAGACTCCAAAACTCTAACTTCGTCTAGCAAG AGACCAGTGATATCCCAGAATGATATATATGTGGCACAATGCAAACTTTGCATGAAATTTAGAGAGATTGATGCGCAGGAGGAGTTTGAGGAGATCCTTCATAAAATCAAACAAGAGCCTTTTGATTGTAGCAAAAAGGATAATTGTAGGTGTGATGATCCTGCTGATATAGAATATGATTCTACGCGGACATGGGTCAAATACAAGCCTAACATTCCAAAGACTCCAAAAGGATTCAAGAGAATCTCAGTGCTTAGAGATGATTACTCTAAATTGGACTCCTACTACATAACACCTACAGGTAAACAACTGAGATCTCGCAATGAGATAGCAGCATATCTTAAAGATCATCCACAGCCCAATGGTGTATCTGctttggattttgatttttcatccccaaAGGTCATGCAAGACACCATTCCAGATATTATTGTGAAACAGAAGGATTTTGCGAACAAAAAAGTTAAGATAGctaaagatgaagtttga